One genomic segment of Amycolatopsis granulosa includes these proteins:
- a CDS encoding UPF0182 family protein gives MSLPKLSRRSRVLLIVAAVIVLALLLGARLLDTYVDWLWFGEVGARQVFNTVVVTRIVLFFAIGLLVGGSLALSLWIAYRTRPVFVPVSGADDPLSRYRSAVVGRIRLFGIGIPLVTGLIAGATGEGDWQRIQLFLHGTSFGQTDPEFGNDLGFYAFTLPFYQWLLGWLFVAVTISFVGALIAQYLFGGIRLAGRGGQLAGSARVQLAVTAGLFVLLKAVEYFFDRYNLLFSDRNAPLFYGATYTDLNAVLPAKLILLCISAICAVAFFAGAFLRNIQLPAIALVLLILSGVLVGVAWPAILEQFSVKPNANQKEALSISRNMAATKAAFGLNNVQYEDYPGTGQATAADISADTTTVPNIRLLDPNVLSPTFTQRVGRENFYGFPAKLDMDRYSIDGKTQDYVVAAREINTANLTGNQTNWINKHMVYTHGNGFVAAPANTIDRAVSGANSDGGYPIAVTSDTQNPTGAGIDPANPTAPGIAVQQPRIYYGELTNDYAIVGGQQGKAPGEYDSASSSNYRYDGSGGVNLGNWFNRLAFAAKYGERNILFSDAIGDGSKIMYNRDPRDRVSKVAPWLTVDGDPYPAVVDGKIVWIVDGYTTLNNYPYSEQTQLGAATQDSLAGVARQANNNINYIRNSVKATVDAFNGSVTLYSVDDKDPVLKAWEQVFPGVVQPSSDITPDLRAHFRYPEDLFKVQRELLTKYHVTDPQEFYTTNTFWNVPQDPTQEGGTNVGASGLANQPGYYVLAQAPGQNGTTFQLTSPLTALQVQYLAAWMTVSSDPKDYGAIKVLRLPTTASGNSQVDGPVQVQNRFQSDSRFAEQRTLFSNQSVTVIFGNLITLPVGGGFLYVEPVYIQQRNQNSYPQLARVLVSYGSKVGFAPTIGEALKQVFGDQAGQAATAPTQQSPTTAPSPSTPPSTSTTPPAAGGASSNPALDQAVADIQSALTRLHQAQQNGDFAAQGQALAALDAATRAYENAKAGQTSSAPPQPGG, from the coding sequence GTGAGCCTGCCGAAGCTGTCCCGTCGCAGCCGGGTACTGCTGATCGTCGCCGCGGTGATCGTTCTGGCGCTGCTACTGGGCGCGCGTCTGCTGGACACCTATGTCGACTGGCTGTGGTTCGGCGAGGTGGGCGCCCGTCAGGTGTTCAACACCGTGGTCGTCACCCGCATCGTGTTGTTCTTCGCGATCGGGCTGCTCGTCGGCGGGTCGCTCGCGCTCAGCCTGTGGATCGCCTACCGCACCCGCCCGGTGTTCGTCCCGGTCTCCGGCGCCGATGACCCGCTGTCGCGCTACCGCTCGGCCGTGGTCGGCCGCATCCGGCTGTTCGGCATCGGCATCCCGCTGGTGACCGGTCTGATCGCGGGCGCGACCGGTGAGGGCGACTGGCAGCGCATCCAGCTGTTCCTGCACGGCACGAGCTTCGGCCAGACCGACCCCGAGTTCGGCAACGACCTCGGCTTCTACGCCTTCACGCTGCCGTTCTACCAGTGGCTGCTCGGCTGGCTGTTCGTCGCGGTGACGATCTCGTTCGTCGGCGCGCTCATCGCGCAGTACCTCTTCGGCGGGATCCGGCTCGCCGGCCGTGGCGGGCAGCTCGCCGGTTCGGCCCGGGTCCAGCTCGCGGTCACCGCCGGGCTGTTCGTGCTGCTGAAGGCCGTCGAGTACTTCTTCGACCGCTACAACCTGCTGTTCTCCGACCGCAACGCGCCGCTGTTCTACGGCGCCACGTACACGGATCTGAACGCGGTGCTGCCGGCGAAGCTGATCCTGTTGTGCATTTCCGCGATCTGCGCGGTCGCGTTCTTCGCCGGTGCGTTCCTGCGCAACATCCAGCTGCCCGCGATCGCGCTGGTGCTGCTGATCCTGTCCGGCGTCCTGGTCGGTGTCGCCTGGCCGGCGATCCTCGAGCAGTTCTCGGTCAAGCCTAACGCGAACCAGAAGGAAGCGCTTTCCATCAGCCGCAACATGGCGGCGACGAAGGCGGCGTTCGGGCTGAACAACGTGCAGTACGAGGACTACCCGGGCACCGGGCAGGCGACCGCCGCGGACATCAGCGCGGACACCACCACCGTGCCGAACATCCGCCTGCTCGACCCGAACGTGCTGTCCCCGACCTTCACCCAGCGCGTGGGCCGCGAGAACTTCTACGGTTTCCCGGCGAAGCTGGACATGGACCGCTACTCGATCGACGGCAAGACCCAGGACTACGTGGTCGCCGCCCGTGAGATCAACACCGCGAACCTCACCGGGAACCAGACCAACTGGATCAACAAGCACATGGTCTACACCCACGGCAACGGCTTCGTGGCGGCTCCGGCCAACACGATCGACCGTGCGGTGAGCGGCGCGAACAGCGACGGCGGCTACCCGATCGCGGTCACCAGCGACACCCAGAACCCGACGGGCGCCGGCATCGACCCGGCCAACCCCACCGCGCCCGGCATCGCCGTGCAGCAGCCGCGGATCTACTACGGCGAGCTGACCAACGACTACGCGATCGTCGGTGGCCAGCAGGGCAAGGCGCCCGGCGAGTACGACAGCGCCAGCAGCAGCAATTACCGCTACGACGGCAGCGGTGGTGTCAACCTCGGCAACTGGTTCAACCGGCTGGCCTTCGCGGCGAAGTACGGCGAGCGCAACATCCTCTTCTCCGACGCGATCGGCGACGGCTCGAAGATCATGTACAACCGCGACCCGCGGGACCGGGTCAGCAAGGTCGCGCCGTGGCTGACCGTGGACGGCGACCCGTACCCGGCGGTCGTGGACGGCAAGATCGTCTGGATCGTCGACGGCTACACCACGTTGAACAACTACCCCTACTCGGAGCAGACGCAGCTGGGCGCGGCGACGCAGGACAGCCTCGCGGGTGTCGCCCGGCAGGCCAACAACAACATCAACTACATCCGGAACTCGGTGAAGGCGACCGTCGACGCGTTCAACGGCTCCGTCACCCTGTACTCGGTGGACGACAAGGACCCGGTCCTCAAGGCGTGGGAGCAGGTCTTCCCCGGCGTGGTCCAGCCGAGCAGCGACATCACACCGGATCTGCGCGCGCACTTCCGGTACCCCGAGGACCTCTTCAAGGTCCAGCGGGAGCTCCTGACGAAGTACCACGTCACGGATCCGCAGGAGTTCTACACGACCAACACCTTCTGGAACGTGCCGCAGGACCCGACCCAGGAGGGCGGCACCAACGTGGGCGCCTCCGGCCTGGCCAACCAGCCCGGCTACTACGTCCTCGCCCAGGCGCCCGGCCAGAACGGCACCACGTTCCAGCTGACCAGTCCGCTCACCGCGCTCCAGGTGCAGTACCTGGCCGCCTGGATGACGGTGTCCTCGGATCCGAAGGACTACGGCGCCATCAAGGTGCTCCGGCTGCCGACGACGGCATCCGGCAACAGTCAGGTCGACGGACCCGTCCAGGTGCAGAACAGGTTCCAGAGCGACTCGCGGTTCGCCGAGCAGCGCACCCTGTTCAGCAACCAGAGCGTCACGGTGATCTTCGGCAACCTGATCACCCTGCCGGTGGGCGGCGGGTTCCTCTACGTGGAGCCCGTCTACATCCAGCAACGCAACCAGAACAGCTACCCGCAGCTGGCGCGTGTGCTCGTGTCCTACGGCTCCAAGGTCGGGTTCGCCCCCACCATCGGTGAGGCGCTCAAGCAGGTGTTCGGCGACCAGGCCGGTCAGGCGGCGACCGCGCCGACCCAGCAGAGCCCGACCACCGCCCCGTCGCCGAGCACGCCCCCGTCGACGTCGACAACGCCGCCGGCCGCCGGTGGCGCGAGCAGCAACCCGGCCCTCGACCAGGCCGTCGCCGACATCCAGTCTGCCCTCACCCGGCTGCACCAGGCCCAGCAGAACGGCGACTTCGCCGCCCAGGGGCAGGCGCTCGCCGCGCTCGACGCGGCGACCCGCGCCTACGAGAACGCCAAGGCCGGCCAGACCAGCTCGGCGCCGCCCCAACCGGGTGGCTGA
- a CDS encoding PPA1309 family protein translates to MGSESNPAARPAVAALAREVEEFVAAAGWDQAPQLFALVPTASLLREQPELAGQLDPSSALTPVAQEPLPEGDLAEALGRIAWPEAVTGCALAQEIVVLPPSVESELSGTGDLDRLRQAAADHPERTEARLVAAVLRDGPSACVMRLRGYAKTEDAEDAEPADQVIEHPDLAPNLLDALRATLAP, encoded by the coding sequence ATGGGATCGGAGAGCAACCCCGCCGCGCGCCCGGCGGTCGCCGCGCTCGCGCGTGAGGTCGAGGAGTTCGTGGCCGCCGCCGGGTGGGACCAGGCGCCGCAGCTGTTCGCGTTGGTCCCGACCGCCTCGTTGCTGCGCGAGCAGCCGGAGCTGGCCGGGCAGCTCGACCCGTCGAGCGCGCTGACTCCGGTGGCGCAGGAGCCGCTGCCGGAGGGCGACCTGGCGGAGGCGCTGGGCCGGATCGCCTGGCCGGAGGCCGTGACGGGCTGCGCGCTGGCCCAGGAGATCGTGGTGCTGCCGCCGAGCGTCGAGTCGGAACTGTCCGGCACCGGCGACCTGGACCGGCTGCGCCAGGCCGCGGCGGACCATCCGGAGAGGACGGAGGCGCGGCTGGTGGCCGCGGTGCTGCGGGACGGGCCCAGTGCGTGCGTCATGCGCCTGCGCGGCTACGCCAAGACCGAGGACGCCGAGGACGCCGAGCCGGCCGACCAGGTCATCGAGCACCCGGACCTGGCGCCGAACCTCCTGGACGCGCTCCGCGCCACGCTGGCCCCCTGA
- a CDS encoding YlbL family protein, with amino-acid sequence MVASGALILVFGLIGAFVQVPYVAIGPGPTYDTLGQVKGVPVVEIDGQRTYPTAGELRMTTVSLNDQISLFGALGLWVSGRYALAPREEYFRPGESNEQVQQENVQQFQDSQSNAEVAALRHLGYPIKVLAQTIVENSPVSRVLAPGDRLLSVNGRTISTEDDVTAAVADTAPGQTVPITFQHGTEPPRTEQITLAANPDPSKKQGFMGLQPIDRADVPFEVKISLQDVGGPSAGLMFALAIVDRLTPGDMVAGEHVAGTGEISEKGAVRPIGGISFKLVAAREAGATAFLTPEANCAEAAAADPDGLKLVKVTSLDSALAALDALKAGQPTPSC; translated from the coding sequence GTGGTGGCCAGTGGTGCGCTCATTCTGGTGTTCGGGCTCATCGGCGCGTTCGTCCAGGTGCCCTACGTCGCGATCGGCCCCGGCCCCACCTACGACACGCTCGGCCAGGTCAAGGGCGTGCCGGTGGTGGAGATCGACGGGCAGCGGACCTATCCCACCGCGGGCGAGCTGCGCATGACCACCGTGTCGCTCAACGACCAGATCAGCCTCTTCGGTGCCCTCGGGCTGTGGGTCAGCGGCCGGTACGCCCTCGCGCCGCGCGAGGAGTACTTCCGGCCGGGCGAGAGCAACGAGCAGGTCCAGCAGGAAAACGTCCAGCAGTTCCAGGACTCGCAGAGCAACGCCGAGGTCGCCGCGCTGCGCCACCTCGGCTACCCGATCAAGGTGCTCGCCCAGACCATCGTGGAGAACTCCCCGGTCAGCCGGGTCCTCGCGCCCGGCGACCGGCTGCTGTCGGTGAACGGCCGGACCATCAGCACCGAGGACGACGTCACCGCCGCCGTCGCCGACACCGCGCCCGGCCAGACCGTGCCCATCACCTTCCAGCACGGCACCGAGCCGCCGCGGACCGAGCAGATCACGCTGGCCGCGAACCCGGACCCGAGCAAGAAGCAGGGCTTCATGGGCCTGCAGCCCATCGACCGGGCCGACGTGCCGTTCGAGGTGAAGATCTCGCTGCAGGACGTGGGCGGCCCCTCGGCCGGCCTGATGTTCGCGCTGGCGATCGTCGACCGGCTCACGCCGGGCGACATGGTCGCCGGTGAGCACGTGGCGGGCACCGGCGAAATCAGCGAGAAGGGTGCCGTCCGGCCGATCGGCGGGATCTCCTTCAAGCTGGTCGCCGCGCGCGAGGCCGGTGCCACCGCGTTCCTCACGCCCGAGGCCAACTGCGCCGAGGCGGCCGCCGCCGATCCGGACGGGCTCAAGCTGGTCAAGGTGACCAGTCTGGACAGCGCGCTCGCCGCGCTGGACGCGCTCAAGGCCGGGCAGCCGACCCCGTCCTGCTGA
- a CDS encoding zinc-dependent metalloprotease, which yields MSNLPFGFGPPDPDKPGDNGPSEGGQQSGADAFNQLGQMLSQLGQMLSQAGSSSGPVNYDLAKQIALQKLSGSAGGTMGFASSGDADSAVRDAGHLAELWLDAATILPAGASVTTAWSPRDWVHKTLPTWQRLCDPVAQQVSGAWVEALPEEAKQAAGPLLSMVGQMGGMAFGSQLGNALAQLAADVLTSTEVGLPLGPEGTSALLPANIEKFTEGLELPSSEVLVFLAAREAAHQRLFSHVPWLRQRLLATVEEFARGIKVDTSALEQLAGQVDPSNPASIEEALSSGLLEPQTTPEQQAALNRLETLLALVEGWVDVVVAEAVGDRLPGAGALRETLRRRRATGGPAEQTFATLVGLELRPRRMRAASALWKLVGDQHGVDKRDGLWSHPDLMPTAEDLDDPMEFSERLGKPGELDDMDPMAELERTKPEAKTKPETKPETKPDAAEDDSPEDDESGH from the coding sequence ATGAGCAACCTCCCGTTCGGCTTCGGGCCCCCGGATCCCGACAAGCCCGGCGACAACGGGCCGTCGGAGGGCGGCCAGCAGTCCGGTGCCGACGCGTTCAACCAGCTCGGCCAGATGTTGAGCCAGCTCGGGCAGATGCTGAGTCAGGCAGGCAGTTCGTCGGGTCCGGTGAACTACGACCTCGCCAAGCAGATCGCGCTCCAAAAGCTGAGCGGGAGCGCGGGCGGCACGATGGGTTTCGCCTCCAGCGGCGACGCCGACAGCGCGGTGCGCGACGCGGGTCACCTCGCGGAGCTGTGGCTCGACGCGGCGACGATCCTGCCCGCCGGCGCGTCCGTGACCACGGCGTGGTCGCCGCGCGACTGGGTGCACAAGACGCTGCCGACGTGGCAGCGTCTGTGCGATCCGGTGGCCCAGCAGGTGTCGGGTGCCTGGGTCGAGGCGCTTCCCGAGGAGGCGAAGCAGGCGGCGGGGCCGCTGCTGTCGATGGTCGGTCAGATGGGTGGCATGGCCTTCGGCTCGCAGCTGGGCAACGCGCTCGCACAGCTCGCCGCGGACGTGCTGACCTCGACGGAGGTGGGGCTGCCGCTGGGCCCGGAGGGCACCTCGGCGCTGCTGCCCGCGAACATCGAGAAGTTCACCGAGGGCCTGGAGCTGCCGAGCAGCGAGGTGCTCGTGTTCCTGGCCGCGCGGGAGGCCGCGCACCAGCGGTTGTTCTCGCACGTGCCGTGGTTGCGGCAGCGGCTGCTGGCGACGGTGGAGGAGTTCGCGCGCGGCATCAAGGTGGACACGTCGGCGCTGGAGCAGCTGGCCGGCCAGGTGGACCCGTCCAATCCGGCGAGCATCGAGGAGGCCCTGTCGTCGGGGCTGCTCGAGCCGCAGACCACGCCCGAGCAGCAGGCGGCGCTGAACCGGTTGGAGACGCTGCTCGCCCTGGTGGAGGGCTGGGTGGACGTGGTGGTCGCCGAGGCGGTCGGGGATCGTCTCCCGGGAGCCGGCGCGCTGCGTGAGACGCTGCGCCGGCGCCGCGCGACGGGCGGTCCGGCCGAGCAGACGTTCGCCACGCTGGTGGGGCTGGAGCTGCGCCCGCGACGGATGCGTGCGGCGTCGGCGCTGTGGAAGCTCGTGGGCGATCAGCACGGCGTCGACAAGCGGGACGGCCTGTGGTCGCACCCGGACCTGATGCCGACCGCCGAGGACCTCGACGACCCCATGGAGTTCTCCGAGCGCCTCGGAAAGCCCGGCGAGCTGGACGACATGGACCCGATGGCGGAGCTGGAACGCACCAAGCCGGAGGCCAAGACCAAG